The following are encoded in a window of Gossypium raimondii isolate GPD5lz chromosome 13, ASM2569854v1, whole genome shotgun sequence genomic DNA:
- the LOC105783281 gene encoding uncharacterized protein LOC105783281, translated as MKLDTEQVICHSTIGYKNDSKPYSFLADIKPFENKEKSSDATELSMDDTVKENQNGVVHDIKSDELDSDFSIYSENTRDEWTASELDCSNSVHDFSNGNEKEVRDFVTFNSHSSKNMDSFQDSVFYLDKSVMDCELPELVVCYKESTYHVVKDICIDEGVPTQDMFLFESSVDEKSECNFSYPKKDQDNELMKEMSETDMPMQDISFSPEENQSGKDIDNECGSNKKLDADTYMQDIALSLEENKSNKGIPNEWDPRDLLVTRDMKDDAMEMMSNDGSKELFTLGDILSLPELATLKSEAMSPDCKSDRIEQQSFENSSKKEVIVASAVEESNNLILSAPALVSTAEGSDIGKGEATPISPAPASASLEATSSGLVNETGSITFDSRSSAPTSGKGSNKPLEAGRTSKLEETADQPFSSNLQSGNGESSFSAAGPLTGLISYSGPIAYSGNLSLRSDSSTTSTRSFAFPILQSEWNSSPVRMAKADRRQYRRHRGWRQGFLCCRF; from the exons ATGAAACTTG ATACTGAACAAGTGATTTGCCATTCAACCATAGGCTACAAGAATGATTCGAAGCCTTATTCCTTCTTAGCTGACATTAAACCTTTTGAGAACAAAGAAAAGTCTTCAGATGCTACTGAACTGAGCATGGATGACACTGTGAAGGAAAATCAGAATGGAGTCGTGCATGATATAAAGAGCGATGAACTGGATTCAGATTTCTCAATATATTCGGAGAATACACGAGATGAATGGACAGCTTCTGAACTTGATTGTTCCAACAGTGTACACGACTTTTCTAATGGTAATGAAAAGGAGGTCCGAGATTTTGTGACATTTAACTCTCATTCTTCAAAGAATATGGATTCATTTCAGGACTCGGTTTTTTATTTGGACAAAAGTGTAATGGATTGTGAATTGCCTGAATTGGTAGTTTGTTATAAAGAGAGTACATATCATGTTGTCAAGGACATTTGTATTGATGAGGGAGTTCCGACACAAGACATGTTCTTGTTTGAAAGCAGTGTGGACGAGAAGAGCGAGTGCAACTTTTCGTATCCCAAAAAGGATCAAGATAATGAACTGATGAAAGAAATGTCGGAGACTGATATGCCCATGCAAGACATTTCCTTTTCTCCGGAAGAAAATCAATCTGGGAAGGATATTGACAACGAATGTGGCTCTAACAAAAAACTCGACGCCGATACATATATGCAGGATATTGCCTTATCTCTAGAAGAAAACAAGTCTAACAAGGGAATTCCGAACGAATGGGATCCTAGGGATTTGCTGGTGACAAGAGACATGAAGGATGATGCAATGGAAATGATGTCAAATGACGGCTCCAAAGAGTTGTTTACCCTAGGAGACATACTTTCATTGCCTGAATTGGCCACACTGAAATCTGAAGCCATGTCTCCTGATTGCAAAAGTGACAGAATTGAACAACAGTCCTTTGAG AACTCAAGTAAAAAGGAAGTGATAGTGGCTTCTGCGGTTGAAGAATCAAACAACCTAATTCTTTCTGCTCCTGCTTTGGTCTCCACAGCTGAAGGATCGGACATTGGGAAAGGGGAAGCTACCCCAATCAGTCCTGCTCCAGCCTCTGCTTCTTTGGAAGCAACTAGCAGTGGCCTTGTCAATGAAACTGGAAGCATCACATTTGACTCCAGATCTTCTGCACCAACAAGCGGCAAAGGTTCTAACAAGCCTCTCGAGGCTGGAAGAACATCCAAACTTGAAGAGACAGCTGATCAACCTTTTTCAAGCAATCTTCAAAGCGGAAATGGGGAGTCTAGTTTCTCTGCTGCAGGGCCCTTAACAGGTCTAATAAGCTACTCTGGACCGATAGCATATTCAGGCAATCTCTCTCTTAGATCGGATAGCAGCACGACAAGCACTCGTTCCTTTGCCTTCCCGAT ATTGCAGTCCGAATGGAATAGTAGTCCGGTAAGAATGGCAAAAGCTGACCGGAGACAGTATCGGAGGCATCGTGGATGGAGGCAGGGCTTTCTTTGCTGTAGATTCTGA